TGAAAAATTTATTTATTGGAGGCTGAAAGAAAATTTTAGCCCATAGAATGTCAACAGTTGTAATATATGGCAAATCTTTAAAAACGCTGTAGTTATGATTAAAATCTGAAAATAATTTTGGATTAATCGCATTGCCATTTTCATCTAATACTTCACACATTGCAGCAACACATGGTAGTTTTACAAAATTACACAGTTCTAATAATGCTTCAGTGTGTCCAGCGCGTGCTAACAATCCGCCCTGCATTGCACGCAAAGGAAAAACATGACCCGGACTAACAAAATCGGTGATAGTTACATTTGAATTAGCCATTAACTCAATTGTATAAGAACGATCTTTAGCAGAAATTCCACTAGTTATTCCTGATTTTGCATCGACTGACAAAGTAAAGTTAGTATGAGAAATGCCTCCTGGGATTTGGGGTGCAGAATATATTCCTAGCTTATTTGCAATTTCATGACTAACAGATACGCATAATAAGCCTTTTGCATGGGTTATAGCGAAGTTGACATTTTCTGGTGTTGCTCCACATGCGTGAAAAACCAAATCTGCTTCGTTCTCCCGGCGTCCGTCATCCCCAACAAGAATAAGCCCGCCATTTTTAAATATTGCTAGAGCCTTTTGTATTTTTTCCACTAAGGTAGTAAGAGCATATAGATATTGTTCACTATAGTTCACAGATGCAAGGCTCCAAGTAGTTGATATTTTTAGCTATTATATAAAAGATGAAAAAAGAATCACAACTGATTTTTTCTCAACTCTTCAATAGCATAAAAATGTAGTTAAAGCATTAATTGTTGCGAATTGTTTCATTTTTGAAAGGATTTTGAATTGATTGATTTAAATCTCAACCATTTATTCATTGTTTTTCAATTAATTATTTTAGAAGGGTTATTAAGCTTTGATAATGCTCTTGCCCTAGCTGCTTTAGTTAAAAAGAAGTTAAAAGAACCAGAACAACAAAAGAAAGCGTTACTTTTAGGAATTTGGGGTGCCTATCTTTTTAGAATTGGTATTATTTTTATTGGCGTTTGGTTAATGAAGTATGAATGGGTAAAAGCAATTGCAGGTTTATATTTGCTTTATTTATCTTGCCATGAGCTTTTTTTTCATAAAGAAACAACTCATGAAATATCCACTTCTAATAATATTGAAAAAATTGTAATTCCTAAATCAATAAACACAAGTGTTAAACATTTCATTTTAGTTGTTGTTCAGGTTGAAATAATGGATATTATGTTTTCAATAGACTCTATTGCTGTTGCTTTAGCAATATCTGACGTAAAATGGGTTTTAATTTCAGGGGCTTTATTGGGAGTTTTATTGATGCGTATAGCTGCCCAATTTTTTATTAAACTGATAGAAAAATTTCCCATTTTAGAAAAAACAGCTTTTGTTTTGGTTGGAATAGCTGGTATTAATGTTATCTTAAAAATTAAGGATTTAAATTTAGGATTTTCTTATTTAACCATAGATAAACCAATTCCAGAAAACATTTTTCTTTTATTAATGGTGTTTATTTTATTAGGGTCATTATTTTTTAATAAAACTTATGTGAAAAAAAATCATAAATAAATTTTATTGAGTAAAAAATTTACTTTTTCAGATATGATAGAATAAATAAATTTAAAAGGATTTATTATGCTATTATATAAACATTTAATTATTGGATATATTGCTGCATTTTTAACTACTTCGGCATTTTTGCCACAAGCTATAAAAACATTGAAATCAAAAGACACTCGTGGAATTTCACTGGTTATGTATTCCATGTTTTGTACAGGTGTGTTTTTATGGTTGTTATATGGAATTATGATTAATGATTTGATTATTATATTAGCGAATTTTACTACTTTTATTTTTTCATTTTCAATTTTGTTAATTTGTTTCCTTAACTTGAAAAATAAAGATAAAAGGATTAAATAAAATTGTTACTTTGAAATTGAAAGGAAAAAAAATGGATTTAAAATTACAATCAAAAAAAGCTTTGATAACAGGCTCTACTTCTGGAATTGGCTTCGCAATAGCGCAATCCTTACTTCAGGAAGGTGTTTCTATTATTATAAATGGTAGAACAGAAGATAGGGTCAAGGTAGCTATTGAAAAATTGAATAAACAAAATATTCATAAGCAAAACATTATTGGAATAGCTGCTGATGTTGGAACGCAAAAAGGTTGCGAAAAATTGATAGAGGAAGTTAATCAGGTTGATATATTGATTAATAATTTTGGAGTCTACGCAGCTCGTGAATTTGAAGAAATTAGTGATGACAATTGGATGGAAATATTCAATCAAAATGTTATGTCGGGAATAAGACTGAGTAGATACTATTTAAAACAAATGAAAAAAAAGGATTGGGGTAGAATAGTTTTTATATCAAGCGAATCAGGAATTCATATCCCTACTGAAATGATACATTATGGCGTAACAAAGACGGCGCAAATTGCATTAGCTAGAGGTTTGGCTGAAACTACTTTAGGGACAGGTGTAACAGTAAATTCAATATTGCCAGGTCCCACATGGTCTGAAGGTGTAGAAAAGTTTGTCAGTGATTTAGCTGTGCAAAACAATTTATCAAATAAAGAAATGGAAAAGAAATTTTTTAAAGAGTATCGCTCCTCTTCACTCATTCAAAGATTTGCTTCTGTTGATGAAGTAGCTAGTTTCGTTACTTATATTTGCAGTCCCCTTTCTTCAGCCACAAATGGAGCTGCCTTAAGAGTTGAAGGTGGATTATTACGTGGAATTGTTTAAAATTAGGAATTAAAATGTTTATAATGAATACTTTATTGAGAACTATTTTAGTTCTTTCCATTTTTCCTAGTAGCTATGCATTTTCATTACAAAAGACTAAATTATATTGTGTAACGGATTTAAAAAATTTTGAAGTCATCATTTCTGATGAAAATTAAGTTGAAGTTGCTGGAGATTTTATTAATGTCTATGAAAATCTCCGTGGTTTAGTTAGTGAAACTACTTATTTTAAATTAACGCCTAAACATTCTTTGAAATTATTTGAATTTATTTCTGTATGTCCTGCTTAAAAATTTGCAAGTTATTAGAAAATATAAAAATAAGTATGAAGATTTCATTATAGTTTGAAATCTAAATGGAATTTCATTTTCTAATTTTAATATGAGAGATAATTATCATACGCCAACTTTAGGTATGCGTATTACTTTTACAAGTAGAATTATAAATCAAGGTGCTCATGGTATTTATGCGCCAAATATTTTTAAACTGTTTTTTAATCCTCTAATCTCAGAAAAAATTTAATTAAATTCTTTATTCCACCAATCATTAAATAATTCTTCTGAACGAGAAGCAAGCATTTCTCTTTTTGTTGACTTATCTATTTTCTTCATTTTTAAAACTTTTTCAGAATTATTACTATACTTTTCAATGTCATCTTTGGATAATTCATTAAATAATCCCCAGTGAATATTCATCGGTGTAAACTTTTTTGGTTCAGAGTATATACAAAAGCGAGCTAAACAACCTAAAGATGTATTTGCAGGTGGTAGGGATAAAGTTTTTTGCTTTGTTAATTTAAAGCCAATTAAATGGCCAATAAAACATCCCATAGCAGTACTTTCAAGATAGCCTTCAACACCCATAATTTGTCCTGCTAAATATATTTTATTATTTTCTTTCAATGAAAAATCTTCATTTAATACACTTGGAGAAACAAGGTAAGTATTTCTATGCATGCTTCCTAGGCGAAAAAATTCAACATTTTCAAGTCCAGGTATGGTGGAAAATATTTCTTTTTGAGCTTTCCATGTGAGGCGGGTTTGAAATCCAACCATATTCCAAGCATTATCGCCTAAACTTTCTTTGCGTAATTGAACAACTGCATATGGCATTTTGCCGGTTTTGGGATTGATAAGTCCTTTAGGTTTCATCGGGCCAAATGAAAGAGTACGTGGCCCACTTTCTGCTAAAACTTCAATTGGTTGGCAGCCATTAAAATACTTTGGTTCTTCAAAATTTTTATGGGGGACTTTTTCTCCAAGTAAGACTTTTTCAACAAAAGCAAAATATTCTTCTTTGTTAAACGGTAGATTTAAGTAATCACCATCCTCATCTGCATTAGAAATATCTGGCAATCCGGTTAATTTTTCATACACTAGCGTTGCATTAGAAATATCTGGGAATTCAGCTAATATTTCTTTGTTTTGAACTAGTTTTTTTTCATATAAACTAGTTTTTGATTGTCTATTTGCATAAAAAGCAACATCATAATTAATACTATCTCCATCCAAAATAGGAGCAATAGCATCATAAAAGTATAGTTGATCACTTTTTGTTAATTTTCTTAAGCTTTCAGCAAGAGCATCATCAGTTAAAGGACCTGTGGCAATCACAATTGCATTAAAATCTTTGAAAAGGTTAATTTCATCTACAGATTCAACAACTTTTTCAATAATTTCAATATTTTTATGGTTTCTTAACTTTTGCGTAATTTCTGATGAAAAAAGTTCTCGATCTACTGCTAGAGTTTCTCCTGCTGGCACTTCTGCATTTCTGGCCGCTGGAAGAATAAGACTCCCTAATTTTTCTAACTCAGCTTTTAAAGTTCCAGCAGGATTTAAACGGCTTTTAGATTTTAAACTGTTTGAACACACTAATTCAGCAAATAAATGTGGAGATATTTGTGCTGGGGTTGTTTTTCTCGTCTTCATTTCATATAAAGTGACAGATAATTGATAGTGTTCAGCTAAAATCCATGCACATTCACTACCTGCTAATCCAGCGCCAATAACTGCAACATTCATAGAACTATCCTTTTTAAGATTCTGAAAAAACAAAATTTTATAAATTTGGGTCTTAACGATGCCTAAATTTATGCTAAGAGTTTATATTGCAAAGTATGCTGTTTGTTTCAATACATTCTTTTGTTGATTTTAATGGCATTTGTTAAATATGAAAGAAAGAAGGATTAAGTATGCCGCTTTTTGTTGTGACAGGAGCTCATGGGTTTATTGGGACAAATATTGTGGAAAAAATCCTGGCTATGGATCCTACTGATTTGGGATTTCCTCAACATGCACCTATAAAATTTTCTAATTTTGTCGAACAAGGGCCCCAGGATTTAGGGTGCTCAGTCATTGCAAGTGATCTTTCCACTAGTATTAACAGGGATACTGCCAAGCGATTTTTAGGCTCAGCTCGCTACCAATATGTAGACTATAGAGATCTCATTTCTCATCTTGAAAAACTACCGCAAAAACCTGATGTAGTTATTCACAATGGAGCTTGTTCTTCTACAACAGAAACCGATGTAAATGTTTTTGCAGAGTTAAATTTAAACTATTCAATAGCACTATGGACATTTTGTGCTAAGCACTCTATTCCTTTTATATATGCCTCTAGTGCAGCAACTTATGGTGATGGATCCTTAGGGTTTTCAGATAAAAAAGAAGATTGTGAAAAATATACACCACTTAATTTATACGGAAAATCAAAACTAGATTTTGATATCTGGACTTTAAAACAAACCAATACTCCACCTTCATGGTTTGGTCTACGTTATTTTAATGTTTTTGGTCAATTTGAATCCCATAAAGGTGGTCAAGCAAGCATGGTTTATCATGGATACCAACAGGCTACTCGTACCGGTAAAATAAAGCTTTTTGAAAGTAACACTGCTAAGTATAAAAATGGAGAACAACTCAGAGATTTTGTATATATAGATGATATCGTTCAAGTGACTGTTCAACTCATAAAATTATCATTAGCAAGAATGCATCAACAATCTAGCATTATTCTGCCCGAAAATGGATTATTTTTAAATATAGGACGTGGGATAACTGAATCTTGGAATAGTTTGGCAGAGCAAGTTTTTTCAGCTCTTTCTCTCCCTGTCAATATCGAATATATTCCCATGCCTCCTAACATTATAAATCAATATCAAAATTATACTTGTGCAGATCTTTCTACATTGCGCTCAATAGGTATTCAACATGAATTTACATCTTTAAGTGCAGGAGTTAGAAAATATATTCAAAAGCATTTGATGCGCGGTCAATAGAATTTGTAAAATTCAATTTTTTTTATTATATTTCTATGGTTGTACTCAGTTTAAATAACTAAACAAAATGAAGGTTTTTTGCATGGACGCTCAACAACTGACACGCCAAATATATTGGTCACCTTCTGGTGGATTAAATGAAATTTTGCATATGACAACATATCTTTGGTTGTTCATTGCTACTGTTATTTTTGCTTATGGTGTCTGGAAGCATATTGTTCTTTGGAGAGCTGGAAAACCTGAAGTTTGTTTTGATAAGCCTGTGGAAAGAACTATTATTTTTTTCCGGAATGTTATTGCGCAAGCAAAAGTTTTGCGTTCGCGTAGACAAAGAGATCCTAAGCCTAAATCTATTTATGCCGCCTGGATGCATGGACTCATTTTTTATGGTTTTTTTGCTTTAGTTTTCTGTACAACTATTGTTGCTTTAAAAGACTATAACATCACGGATCTTTATCATGGATGGTTCTATGCGTTTGTTAAAGTTACAGGACAAATTGGCGGTGTTTCGTTAGCTATAGGTCTTTTAATGGGTATATTTAGAAGATCAAATAAAGAATATAAATTTAGTCATAGTCTTGGTTATACCTTGCTTTATTCTTTCCTTTTTTTATTAGTTATTCAAGGATTTTTGTTACAAGGATTTAGATTAGCTTTCGATCAACATGCCCCTGACACGCAATGGGCTTTTGTTGGTTATTTATTTAGTCTTTTCTATCCAAAAAATATGGACTCTAATAATGCCAATATGATTTATACTTCATTGTGGTATTTTCATATGGTAACAACTATGGCTTTTATAGCAACAGTCCCATATACAAGAGCATTGCATATTGTAACAGCTTCTTTAAATTTATATACACAAAGATTAACTCCTTCAGTAATGCTTGCAAAAATGGATTTTGAAAATGCAGAAGCAGAATATTTTGGTGCAAGAGATATTCGTGATTTCTCATGGAAAGACTTATTAAGTTTTGATAGCTGTACTGAATGTAGAAGATGTACAGATATTTGTCCTGCTAATGCAGTATTAAAGCCATTAGATCCTAGGGAAATAATTTTAAAAATGAAGAACAGTATGACTGTTGAAGCTTTATTTCCAAAACAAGGTGAAGAAGAAAAGCATTTTCTATTTGAAAATGGTGTAATAACACACAACGAAATTTGGGCATGCACTAATTGCGGTGGGTGTGTGAATGAATGTCCTGTCGGAATAGATCAACTTCGTACAATTATGCAGTTAAGACGGTACCAAACTTTATCTTTAGGTGAAATTCCTGCTTCAGCTGGCAAAGCAATAGAAAATATAAAACAATATAGTAATCCTTGGGGACTTGCATCGGCAGATCGTTTTAAATGGGCCGACGGACTAGATCTACCAATTATTACAGGAGATTCTCCAGAAGTAGAGTATCTGTATTATGTTGGTTGTGCAGGCGCTTATGATCTAGGGAATCAAAAGGTAGCAAAAGCTGTTGTCTCCATTTTAAAATATTGTGGAGTAAATTTTGCAGTCATGGGCAAAGCAGAAAAATGCAATGGTGAACCTGTTAAACGTTTAGGTGATGAATATTCTTTTGCAGAAATTGCTAATAGTAATGTTGAACAACTAAATAAATTAAAATTTAAAAAAATTGTCACCCACTGTCCACATTGCTTCAATACTTTAAAAAATGATTATCAAGAATATGGTGGAAATTATGAAGTTTATCATCATACACAATTATTATCAGAACTTCATAAAGCAAATAAATTGTCGTTACCTACAGAAGTTAACAAAACAGTTACTTTTCATGATCCTTGTTTTCTCGGAAGACATAATGGTGAATATGAAGCACCTCGCAAAATATTAGAAGCAGTTGCTGGTTTGCGTTTAGCTGAAATGGAAGCCAGCAGAGAAACTTCTAGTTGTTGTGGAATGGGTGGCGGTAACATGTGGTATGAAAGTGAAGGCGGTGGAAAGATTGTTGAACGAAGATTAGAACATGTCGCGCAAACTGGAGCTAAAACTTTAGTCACAGGCTGTTCATTTTGTATGATTAATTTTAAAAGTGCTTTTCAAAATATAGAAAAAACAAAAGACTTAGAAATTATGGATATAGCGGAAGCTGTGATGTTGGCTATGCCTAGTGACGTGAAAAATACAGGTAGTTCTAGGTTGAATTGATATTTGACATATCTTTGTGCTAAGGTTATCCCAAGGGAAATCGAGGTGGGAGGCTTTTCTAGTCTCTGGTTTACCTAACAATTTCTTCTGCTCTTAGGAGGGTGGTCTATGCACACCTTTAGTTTTGGTGAATTGGCACTCATTTTTGGGATTGTAATTGTATTATTTGGTGGAAAAAGAATTGCTTCAGTAGGTAAGGCTCTTGGAGAAGGAATTTCTAATTTTAAAAAAGGATTAAATGGTTCCTCTACTGATGATAAACAAATTTCTCCGCCGCAAAACTCGCAACATGCAAATCAGGTTGTAGATGTTGAGCACAAAGAAGTTCCAAAAGTCTAATGCATGACGCTTTTAAATGAATTAAAGCAAAAGCTAATATTTGTTGTTGGAAAAGGTGGGGTAGGAAGAACCACTGTTTCTGCATCCATAGCATATCATTATGCGCAACAAGGTGAAAAAGTTTTGCTAGTCCAATGGGCGTTAAAAGATGCCATTTCTCAACTGTATTCCATTCCAGCTTGCTCTCATAAAGAATCATTTACGCCTCATGGCTATAAAACTATGAATTTTTCAGCAGCCGAAGCAATAAAAGAATACTTTGTTGAGCATTTGAAAATGAAGCTTATTTATAATGTTGTCATTGAAAATAAACATGTTCAGAGACTTATTCATGCTGCGCCTGGTGTACAAGAGTTATTTTTTCTTGGTCGTCTTTTTTGGCTAGTAGAGCTTGCTGAAAAAGAAAAAGGTTATTCGTACGATAAAGTTATTGTAGATTCTCCAGCAACAGGTCATGGCTTATCATTATTTGGCATTGCGCCAGCTGTCGCAAATTTAGGAATGACAGGGCCTCTTGCTTATGAATGTGAAAGAGTAAATAGACTTTTATTAGATGAAGAAAAAACGGGTGTCTTAGTTGTTACTTTACCTGAAGAGTTACCAATCGAAGAAAGTATAGAAACTATCCCGAAAATTACAAGTCAATTGCTCAGACCACCATTAGCATTAATAGTAAATCAATCAGTTAATATTGAGAAATTCCCAACTTTTAATTTTTCTGAAGATGATATTTGGTTTAAAAGTTTGCTAGAAAAATTAAAGACTGATTACGCACAAAATGAATTAAAACTAATTTTATCTATACTGCACAAAAGAACTCATAGTGAAAATAAATTAACAAGCTGGGCAAAAAATCAAAAGGATAAAAAAAATAATTCACTGCCAGTAGTTTCTTTACCTGACCTAAATATTATTAATCAATCTAATTCACATCCTCAAATGCTTGAATTATTATCTTCTTACTTTTAAAAATTGAACTCCTCAAGAGGTTTCTATGGGAAAATCTTTTCCAAGATTGCATGTATTTTTAGGAGCTGGTGGAGTTGGAAAAACGACGTTATCTGCCTCTTTTGCTATATCTATGGCTCAAGCAGGGAAAAATGTCGGACTCATAAGTATAGATCCTGCAAAAAGATTGCAAACAGCTCTAGGTACAACGTCTATTACTGAAGAGGGGACTATCATTCCGCTTGAAAATTCAAAAGGACAATTGCGAGCTTCTGTTTTGCATATAGGTGATAGTTTAATGCGCTGGGTAGAAGAAAAAGGATTGTCACAAGAAAAAAAAGATAATTTATTAAAAAACCCCTATTTTTCTGCACTTTCAAATAAAATGGCTACCGCTATTGATACACTAGCTGCAATTCGTGTCGCAGAATGGCTTGAGCAATATCCTGACACTGAAGAACTAGTTATAGATACAGCACCAGGTATTCATGCAATAGATTTTATTGCTAAGCCTGAGAAAGTTTCATTATTTTTAGACAGTAAAATTATTGATTGGGTAAAATGGTTTGTCGGAAGTGCAAATGAAAAACAAAGTTTTGTTGCTAGAGCCTTCAAATCAGGGGCAAAAAAAATTATTGATGGTTTAGCTTTGGTAGGAGGTCGTAACTTTATTGTTAATTTTGGAGAATTTTTAATTTTATTAGATGAAGTTTTTGTTACAGCTTTGGAAAGAATTAAAATAGCGCAAAAGTGGTTAAATACACCTTCTACTCAAATTTTTATTGTTACTGCAATTAGAGAAGATGCAATTTTTATTGCAAAAGAAATTCAAAGAATTTTGGTTAATTTAGGAATAAAGCCTAAATATGCCATTATTAATAAAACATTTCCCGAACATTTAAGAATCGATACTAATCTTCTTCAATTTATTCAAGGTCATTCATTTATTGAAGAAAAAGAAAAATTATTTGCTAACTATTTGAAAAGTTATTTAGACACACAAGCTAAAATATCTAAGGAACTTTCATTTGCAAAAATATCCATCGTTGAAATTCCAATCGCCTCTGGATTAGACGGTGAACAAGAATTACGATTTTCAGATTTGTCATCTCTTGGAGATATTATTCAGCAAAAAACAGGAAGTATTTAAGATGAAATATATTACGTTAGTTCCTTTTGTAATTGGTGATGTTTTAATAAAACTTTTGGCTGGCTTGGGTCGCTTTTTATTGTTTTTTAAAGAAGTATTTGTTTGGTTTTTTAAGCCACCTTTTAGATTTAGTCTTTTAATTAAGCAGTTAGAATTTGTAGGAAATAAAAGTGCAACCATTATCTTAATTTCAGCATTTTTTGTAGGAGGCGTATTAGGTCTGCAATTGGGAGTTATTTTTAGATTGTTTAGTGCTGAGGGTTTAATGGGAGCTGCAACTGGAAAATCTCTAGCGCTTGAATTAGGTCCGGTGATGTGTGGTTTTATTGTCATTGGGCGTGCAGGTGCAGCTATGGCGGCTGAAATTGCGACAATGCGTGTGAATGAGCAAATTGATGCTATGGAGGCAATGGGTGTAAATCCAATAAGTTATTTAGTAATTCCAAGAGTTCTTGCCAGTACAATTATGATGCCAATACTTGCAGCTATTTTTTTATTTGTGGGTGTGATTGGTTGTTATGCAGTTGCTGTTATCTTTTATAAAGTTGATACGATGACTTTTATGCAACAATTAAAATGGATAGTTTATTGGAGCGATGTGATAAAAGGTTTAATTAAAGCGACGGCTTTTGGATTTATTTTTTCAACGATTGCATGTTATAAGGGTTTTAAAGCCAAAGGTGGTGCTAAAGGAGTTGGTGAGGCAACTACAAGCGCAGTTGTTGCTAGTTTGTTGTCAATCTTAGTGGGTGATTTTTTTATAACTATTTTTCAAATAAGGTAAATCATTTATATTATGTCAAGTCAAAGTATTGTTTCACTTGTTGAAGTAAAAAAATCATTTGGCAATAATCATGTATTAAATGGTTTAAATATAGATATCCCACGAAATAAAATTTCATTCATAATAGGGCGAAGTGGGGAAGGAAAATCTGTTACTTTAAAAAATATCATAGGTCTTTTAAAACCAGATTCCGGTTCTATTTTTATTAATGGCGAGAATATGGTAAGTGCTTCTAATGAAAAATGGGACGTAGTTAGAAGTAAGATTGGAATTCTTTTTCAGGACGGTGCATTATTTGATAGTTTGACTATTTTTGAAAATGTATCTTTTCCTTTACAAAATCATCGAAAACTTAGTCAGTCAGAAATGGAAAATGAAGTAGCTCAACTGCTTGCAACAGTAGGTTTACCTGGTATACAAGATAAATTTCCACCAGAATTATCAATTGGTGAAAGAAAAAGAGTAGGACTTGCACGTGCTTTGGCATTAAAACCAGAGTTGTTACTTTATGATGAACCTACAACAAGTATGGATCCTTTGGTTTCAGACTTAATTGATAATTTGATAATAAACACACAAAAAAATTTGGACGGTATCACATCTGTTGTGGTAAGTCATGACATCACGTCTGTGATGAACGTCGCAGAGTATGTTTTTCTTTTGCATAAAGGAAAAATATACTTTCATGGAACTCCAAATGATTTTGCTTCAAGTCATGACGAACTTGTTAGACAATTTTTAACTGGCGGCAGAAATGGACCATTAGAAGTTCCAATAGCTTAATTTAATATATATATGCGGAATCTAGAAATTAAGGATTAGTTTTACAATGGCACTGTCCTCTGAAGTTAAAGTTGGTTTGTTTACAATATTAGGTGCTTCAATCCTCACTACTACTGCTGTGGTTTTAGGTGGAAATCCGTTTGCATCAAAAAAACAACATTTTTATACCGTTATAAGTAACGTTAGAGGTGTGGCAGAGCGTACTCAAGTGCGTGCCTCGGGTGTCCAAGTTGGTGAAGTTACTTCAGTAGAAATTTTGCAAGATGGAGCAAAGATAAATTTTAGTGTTGATGGCAATTTAAAAATACCAAAAGGGTCTTTTCTTGAAATTAAATCAAGGGGTATTTTAGGTGATGTTTTTATTGAAATTGTCAGGAACCAAGCAGGTGTCGGATATATGGCTTCTGGTGAATTTATGCCTAGAAATCCAGAATCCAATGATATTGAAGCATTAATGACAAATTTAAATAATATTGCACGTGATATTAAAAAAATTACTGGTTCTTTATCTAACGTCTTAGGTACTAAAGAAGGTGAAATGTCTGTTAAAAATATTCTTGATAATATTGAAGGAGTTTCAGCTGACTTACGTGATATTACTTCGTCACAAAAAACAAATATAAAAGAGGCCATTAAAGGAATTCGTGATAGCGCTGTAAGAATAGCAAATTTAATAGAGCGAAATGATTCTAAAGTAGATCAAATTATTTCTGATTTAAAAACATTTAGCTCTGAATTAAGAAATATATCTACACCTGAAAATCGTGAAAAAATTGAAAATATTATTGCAAATGTTGATGAAGCTACAGCCTCAATAAAAAGAATGGCTGCAAAAATTGAAAAAGGTGAGGGTACAATTGGGCAGTTGATTGCAAAAGATGAAACAGCTGATGAAGTAAAAGCCACATTAAAAAGTATTCAAGATGTTGTAAAACCTATCTCACAATTGAAACTCACTATGATGGATAGGGCTGAATTTAGAGTTGCGAATGCTCAAACAGGCGATAAATTTACTAATGAATTTGATTTAATGTTTTCCACAAGACCTGATAGATATTACCTATTAGGTATTACAAATGTTTCTTACGGTAGGCAAGTTGATACTACAACTGCAACTACAACAACAAATGGAAATACGACAACCACAACAACACAAAAAAATACCAATGAAAATGTTTCAAATTTACGGTACAATTTACAAATTTCTCAAAGAATTGGTTTTATGGGGCTGCGTGTTGGTATGTTTGCTAGTTCTGGCGGATTTGCAACTGACTTTTTTGCATTTAAAGATCGCTTAGTTGGTACTGTAGAATTTTCACAATTTGGTGGTAGCCCTACACCTTCGGATACTCAATATGGAAGCAAAGGGGCATTTAATATTAAGGCCTTTACAAACGTATTCATTACGCCAAATATTTTTCTTACCGCTGGTGTAGATGGTTTAGTTTTATATGATAAACCATTTCCATTTGTTGGTGCTGGTCTATCTATTACGGATGAAGATATAAAAGGACTATTAGGCGTGGCTGCTTTAGCAAAGTAGAAATTTAACCTTATTTTTAAATATTTTAATAAAAAAAGACGAGGAGATTATTTTATCTCTTCGTCCCTTTGTCAAACTTTAATTAAAGCTTGGCATCATAAGCTTTAAATTTTGGTGTTGACTTACCTGGAACTTTTAGCACAAGATTGCCATTTTCATTAGTATCA
The Pigmentibacter ruber genome window above contains:
- a CDS encoding MlaD family protein, which produces MALSSEVKVGLFTILGASILTTTAVVLGGNPFASKKQHFYTVISNVRGVAERTQVRASGVQVGEVTSVEILQDGAKINFSVDGNLKIPKGSFLEIKSRGILGDVFIEIVRNQAGVGYMASGEFMPRNPESNDIEALMTNLNNIARDIKKITGSLSNVLGTKEGEMSVKNILDNIEGVSADLRDITSSQKTNIKEAIKGIRDSAVRIANLIERNDSKVDQIISDLKTFSSELRNISTPENREKIENIIANVDEATASIKRMAAKIEKGEGTIGQLIAKDETADEVKATLKSIQDVVKPISQLKLTMMDRAEFRVANAQTGDKFTNEFDLMFSTRPDRYYLLGITNVSYGRQVDTTTATTTTNGNTTTTTTQKNTNENVSNLRYNLQISQRIGFMGLRVGMFASSGGFATDFFAFKDRLVGTVEFSQFGGSPTPSDTQYGSKGAFNIKAFTNVFITPNIFLTAGVDGLVLYDKPFPFVGAGLSITDEDIKGLLGVAALAK
- a CDS encoding ABC transporter ATP-binding protein, which gives rise to MSSQSIVSLVEVKKSFGNNHVLNGLNIDIPRNKISFIIGRSGEGKSVTLKNIIGLLKPDSGSIFINGENMVSASNEKWDVVRSKIGILFQDGALFDSLTIFENVSFPLQNHRKLSQSEMENEVAQLLATVGLPGIQDKFPPELSIGERKRVGLARALALKPELLLYDEPTTSMDPLVSDLIDNLIINTQKNLDGITSVVVSHDITSVMNVAEYVFLLHKGKIYFHGTPNDFASSHDELVRQFLTGGRNGPLEVPIA